Genomic window (Drosophila ananassae strain 14024-0371.13 chromosome 3L, ASM1763931v2, whole genome shotgun sequence):
GTAGTAAATTGAGCTACATACACTAGGCACATGCATCAAAAGCTCCTTAATGCAATCCGTAACCCAATAAAAAGTCGTTCTTATTCATTTACTCGATACAAAAGAGTCAAGTGTCTTCCATTTTATTCATTCGTAATGGAACAGCGACGTCGATAATTCTAATGATCATTATATCTGTTAGTTGATAagcttttttataaaaaacaaagaccGCACCAATGACGGTTACAACTGAGGGGTTTAGCTGTTACGTTATAATTAAGATACTTATAAGAGAAAGAAAGCGGATGGGGAATCCAATCAACCATCTgggtttaataatttaatccTTGGCAGGGACTTCAATCACACGCGGCTTGTCAATGATGCGGGCGGTCTTGTTGCCCTTCTCGACGATGCCGATGATCCAGGCCTGGTAGCCCTCCTGCTTCTCAATGTCCTTGCAGTAGGCGGCAGCCTGTTCGCGGGGCAGGCAGATAAGCAGACCGCCGGAGGTTTCGGCGGAATGGCCTTGCAGCAGCTGGAACATGTTGCCACAGGCCTTGGCCACAGCAGCCATCTTGGCAATCACCGGGAGATTGTGGATTACGAATGAGACGTCCTTCTTTTGGTGGGCGGCAAGGGTTTGAGCGTGGCCCAGCAGACCGAATCCGGTGATATCGGTGGCGCCATGGGCATTGTACTTGTGCATCAGGCGAGCAGCTACGCGGTTCAACCGGGACATGGAGTTCATGGCTCGGTGATACGCCTTTCGAACGTCCTCCTCGGAGACCACCAGCTTAATGCGATTCCAGCGTTCCGGCTGGTCGATCCACTGATGAGCATTCACGGCCACCTGGGTGCCCAGCGGCTTTGTCAGAACCAAGACATCTCCCACCACGGCGTTATCGGGCACAATGTATTCGTTGGGCTGGCAAATAGTAGAGGCCACACCTCCAATGGTACACCACGGATTTACTACGCTCTGGCCTCCAGTTACAGTAGTGCCCGCCTCCAAAGCAGAGTCCTTAAATCCCCTCATGATCAAGGGAATGACCACGTCGCGCTCCTTCTCCGTCATCTTGGTGCTGACCGCCAGAAGCATCAACATGTTGTCGCAGTCGGTGACGCCCATGGCATACAGATCACTCAGGACATTGGCACAGGCGATCTTGCCCATCATGTAAGGATCATCCACGATTGGGTAGAAGAAGTCGGTAGTTTGTACAAGGCAGAGACCGCCATGTCTCAGGGGGATCACCGAGCAGTCCAAACCGATTCCAATTCTTGGAATCGCCACATTGAGGAATTGCGGCTCTTGGTCTTGGGTGGAGTAGTCTTGCTGCAGGGCCGATACCAACTTAGAGAGCACATCCTGTGGCACCTTGCAGCCACGTCCCTTCAAATCTGCGAAGCGTGTGAGCCTGAAGGATGCATCCAGATCGTGGGCGGTGGGATCGAAGGGGCGTCGCAATTCCGCATCGCCACCACCATGCAGCTCCAGGTGAGCCGAGTTTAGTACATCAGCGGCGTAGCTCATCCTTCACTGGTATATCTGATCAACTACAAATAAGAAAACAGGATACGAGATGGGTGAGAAACCGTACGCACTTTTGCCgcgcaacaaaaataaaatgaccATATTTCCATTTAGCGAGTAACTCGCGTTCTCCCCGGGCACCAATACTATCGCAGGGAGACGTGTATGTACACGGATTTTCTGCTGTGTGTGAGTAGCGCGCTCTGTGATTGGCTGTTGCTGCGACGGCGGCTAAAACGGGCGAAGTCAGTATTTCTCCCCGTCGGCAAAGCGAGAAACGTGAACAATGCCCActcattttaattgaaaaatgccaaaaaagtGTGCACCCGCCAAGTTTGGATTTGATTGCCGTCAATTCCCTTCAAAATTAACACTTACTTTTGCTTGTGCGAATGTACAACAGAGACTTATTTGTGGGCGGTTAGccaactttatttattttgcgcctggaattttttgcttttcaaCGAGCGAGCTGTCACAACAGGGTTGCCTTTGCGTTTGCAATCGCGCGTGGGCTATCGTGTGAGGGTGGTGGACTGCCAACTTGCGATAAATTTATCGATAACAAGAGCgcaaaaagtgtaaaaagagatattttaattaaaaatatggtTTATATATGTAAAAGAACTGGAATTATGCATAGGATAACCTTCGATTATCAATTTATAGCTTTAATGAGCAGGAAAACTTCAGAGCTGAAACTGGGAAGGTTGGCCAAAACAAGAGCGAAAGAGACGCAGAAAACCTGTTGCTCAACCAGAGCGAAAAGTAAAAGTGAGTCGAAACAATGGAAATATTTACCTTTCTGCGGAAAACAAagtgtatttttatattttagctGGATATTATAATCTGTATAAGCCTAGATTACTTTTGAAATAAGCCAAAGTCGCAGGAAaccataaaaaacaaaagactgAAGCAACAAACTCGATTATCGGATGAGACCATGGCTTATTCGAAGCGCTGACGACATTAAGGCCAAAAACATGATTCAGCTACGTCTGCGCAGTCTTGTTCTGCTGCAACTGCTGGCCGTGGTTAGCTCGGAATATGTATACGGCGAACCCAAGTTCAAGTGCCCTAAAAAGTCtgtaattttataaataaaacttatttctttacttattattatattattttgtttatttcagaGCAAACTCTTTGTATCCATGCGTATGTGAAAAGGGCAGTGACGATGGTATATTTGTTCGCTGCGAAAATGTGAATCTTGCCACACTTGCAGTGGCTCTGCAAAACTTGGCCTCCTTTCAATTGCCCATTGAGGAGCTGACCATTTACAGGGGCCACTTTGGTATGATTTTATAAACTTCTTTTGACAAGAACTAATCACATATTCTGCTTGCCCCTCAGTCCGTCTTTATGGTCCTCTATTTGCCAATATAAAGGCTCGCTCGCTTACCATAGAGGAAACTCCATTGGTCACAATTGAGGATTATGTATTTTACGGCGTAAACAACACATTGGAGCAGTTAAATCTGCTCCGCACAAATCTAAGTCATGTAGGAAAGTTAGGATTTGGTGTGAGTATACTTAtattacttaaaaaataacatttttgaaCGACAAATTGCATTTTTAGAATCTTGGGAAAGCCACCCAATTAGTAATTGATGGCCATGCCTTTGACCAGCTGCCCAAGGACCTCTTTGCCAACCAGGAGATAACCAACAGCCTAGGAGTGATACGGCTGACTAATGGAAATTTAAGTGATCTACCTGTTGAAACCTTCCAGCCTCTGAGAAAACTGAAAACCCTCGATTTGCATGGCAATCAGTTGGAGGATCTTAAGCGGAACCAGTTTAAGAATCTCAGGGAGCTGGAGGTTCTGGATATAAGTCACAATAAGATCAAGAAACTGGAGGCCCAGCACATTGCTGATCTCACAAAACTAGGATGGTGCAATGTATCGCATAATGCCCTCAACGAACTGAGTCGTGGAACTTTCGCCAGGAATTCAGTTCTTAAAGTTTTGAATTTGTCGCATAACAATATTGGAAAGTTGGATGCCAACAGCTTCAGAGGAATGCGATTCCTAAGACGACTCTTCCTGAGCGATAATGTCCTTACGGATATAGGACGAGGCACCTTTGGTTCCGTGGCTCGGATTGGAACGATTGATTTGGCTCGGAATCAGCTGAAGAAAGTAGAGTTCCAAATGTTTACGCAAATGAACTATGTAGAGGTGGGTTTGCAGCATTTTATTCTTGTGACTTACCTTTAAAATGCATCTCTTTTTAGTTGCTTGATTTGGCGGAGAATAATATTACCAAGATTGAGAAGAACTCATTTAAGGATATATATCAAGCTGTGATAAATGTTTCCCACAATGCTTTGGCTCTGATAGAAACGGGTGCTTTTGAGAACTGCGTAAATATCACAACGCTGGATCTCTCGCATAATCTTCTGAGCAATTTTTCGCGACGCAGCTTCGATGAGACAACTTTTGCCTCCACCTTTCAGTTGAGTTATAATAATTTAACCAACTTGGCGCAGGTATTGGCTTACGAAATATTTTGATAGCAAAAATATTAAGAACTTACCATTTTCTTTTAGATCCCCATTCAAAATATGACAGGATTGCGTGTTTTGAATGCCTCGCATAATAGTATCGCTGAGATACCCAAGAACTGTTTCCCAAAACTCTACGAACTGCACACCATTGACGTCTCTCATAACAATATCTCTAGTATTTTTAATGGAGTCTTTCAGACGCTCTTTTCTCTTCGCTCCATTGATTTGAGCTACAACAGCATGACCGAGATCAAGTCATCCACTTTTGGAACCTTGCCCACGCTTCTGGAAATGGATCTGAGCCACAACGAACTTGTTTCCATAGTGCGCGGCTCCCTGGCCAAGTTGACCAGCATGCGGCAGCTATATCTAAACAACAACCGCTTGGAGAAGCTCTTCCAGCTGCCCATCTCACTGAACGAATTGTATTTGAGCCATAATCAATTGACGGGAATTCCAGCGGGAACTTGGCCGGTTATGAATTCGCTGATCTACTTGGATTTGAGCCACAATCAGTTGGGAGATAGCTTGGATGGGCAGAGCTTCACGGGGTTGCTGGTGGTGCAGCGTTTGAAGCTCCAGAACAATGGTATTAGTCAGCCCCCGCTGGAGGCCTTAGCCGGCATGTCCACGTTGCAGTATTTGCACTTAGAAGTgggtattatattttaaaagagcaacagttaaatttaaaaacctttttatttttagtacaATAATATTACTGCATTGGATCGGAGTGCCTTTGGAAAGCTGCCAGTTCTTTTCGAGGTCAACCTGCACGGCAATCAAATCTCTGATATTAGGTAAGGATTCAACTGCCTCTCCTTTACTCTATTTTAACATTGATTTTGTTCCCAGTAAACGAGCTTTTGAGGGCCTGTTGCAGCTTCTGACGTTGAACCTCTCGTCTAATAGCCTAAAACAATTGCAAAACGATATATTCCTGGGTCTGCCCTCCCTGCGCACTCTGGACTTATCCCAGAATATGCTCTCAAAGTTCGATAACAAAACTCACGGCGTCTTGGATGATCTGCTCAGCCTGGAAACTCTGGATTTGAGCCACAACCGGATTAGTTTCGTCACCAAGAAAACCTTCCCGGAGTATCAGTACATTCCATACAATCTGAGGAATCTCAATTTGAGTTACAACCAGATGCCGGTACTCACCTATGACATAACCTTTGGAACCAAGAAGCTCTTCCAGCTGGATGTCTCCCACAATCAAATCAACGACTTGCGGCGCGGAGTGCTCTCGAACTTTACCTCCCTGCGGAAGCTGGACATGTCGCACAATGAGCTGGCGAACTTGGCCTCTGAGGAGCACATCTTCGATCTGCCCCAGAACCTGAGCAGCCTGGATCTCTCCCATAATCAGATATATCACTTACCCTTCGCCAACATTGTAAAGGTCAAGACCCTTAAGTATGTGGATTTGAGCAATAATAGTCTGGAGGATGTGCCGGCTTCATTGGTGGGCAGCATGCGAAATGGCAGCCAGGTGCTGCTGTCCGGCAACCCCCTTCACTGCGGCTGTAATGCCCGTCCGCTCAAGCACTTTATGCTGCAGCAAACGTCGCCAAGTGAGGACTTGCGAGGCATCCAATGCGGCACTCCGGCTTTGATCAAGGACAAGCAGCTCCTACAACTGCCGGACGAGTATCTGCACTGCGCCGAGGTTGAGCGTGATACGTATTCGGGCATAGACTATGAACAGCTAACGGATGTCCGGTTCCGTGAAGTGCAGACGTAAGTTATAAtcatgttttttgtttaaattaatttaactgaattattttttatcccAACAGAACAAAATCTGGAAATCTGACACTTAGTTGGTTCGTTTCCGCGACGGCAGATGTCTCCGACTTTACTGTTTATGTGCGAAGTACCAGCAACGAGGTGCTCCACCAGGCAGACTATGCCTACAACCAGCGTACGGCCCAGATCCGCATTGAGGATCTGCAGGCGGCGGGTGAGGAGAAGCTGCGCGGCTCGGAAATCTGTATTGTGTCGCGGGACAGTGATGGCAACACTCGGAAATGGTTTTCGGGACAGTGTCGGCCACTGCCATCCCTCAAGCTGCCCCGCACATTTTTCTTTGGCAACTTTCAGGTCCGGGGAGCGGCTTCCACAAGGGCCAGTAGTCTACCTCACTGCCTAGTGTATATAATGATTGTTTTTTTGCTTGACCGATTGTAGATATGATTTGCTTAAACTAATTGTACATATATCTTTCAAGACTCCCACTTtcctttaaataattttctaaattttgtTGAATAAACATTAAGCATATTAGATGCCAGTGTCTGTGTCGGCCAAGGCTCACTGTAAGGACACGCTGAGCTCTGACCTTACAGCTGAACATGAACATGTGCGCGACGTCCTATTATCACAGTCGTGCGCACATGTATTTGTTTACTTGGACGCCGCCTCGCGTGGGCAGCGCAATTGAGAAATCGTTGGAGCCCAACAGAACCCAACAGGACAGctgatggcgatggcgatgccTGATGGCGGACTTTCATTCAGGGCGCAAACACAAAGGCTGCAAACCGAAGCTCTTTTCGGGCGGCGATTCATGCTGTTCTCTGTTGGGCTTCGGCTTCTGTTCTTTTTTGCAGTGACGAGAGCGAAAGGACTCGCAAGGCTTGTGCGAGAGGCCTGGCAAATGCGCACTCGCGCTCTCAGCGGAAATGGCACGCGATGGTAAACAGTAGTGGGTCATAAAATTGGCATGGTAATGTAGGACCCAAAAAAGTatgctttaaattttaaaagatttcGGTTTTGAAGAAAATGTGTTTGAAtgaatgtttattttaaaaggaAAAATGATTCAAATGATATGATTTAtctttataaaaacaatttatttaaagttcaatctattatatttttcataaacttgttttcaaaatatttttctagaGAAACCTTACCTTTTTGTTAAACCTCTAGTGTTAAAGAAACCAGAAGATACTCAAAACTGAGGACATGTGCACTTTCACTGCCGCGCCACCCACATGCTCTCGGTTTCATTTTGGCCGCAAAAGAATGTGCTTTTGTGCCGTTCGCCTTTGCGACCTCCCTCCGTCCCTCATATCCTTTCACCTTTCTCACCGCCTGTGTGTGTCCTGCCTGCCAGCCTATCCTGTTGCCCTTTCTCTGCATTTTTGGCCAGGCGACTTTGCCTGTCCTTATCGATTTTCAGCGAATCTTGGTGGCTCGGCTCCGTCACTTCGGCGCACGTCAGTGGCATgcgaatctgaatctgaaaaCGAATTCGAAAGCGAAGTTTCACTTGTCGCGCTGAGTTCGTTCGTGTCGCAGCAGcaacgcagcagcagcagcagcacagcaatagcagcagcagcagcagcgagtGTGCCGTTATTCCGTTTCGTTACATAAAGAAGAGATTTCAATAGCAAGTTTAAGTGCGCTgcccaacaaaaaaatctctattccaaaattaaacaaatgcAGCATTGTGATAAACACTTAAAcaccaattaaaaaaaaaaggaaaaaacgaTAAAAAACGATAAAAAACGAAAGAGCCAGCGCGACATAACTTTagaacaaaaaacataaaaaaaaacctaaaaaaataaaccatcaaattcaaaaacgAAAGCGagcgaaaggaaaaaataagtAATGAAATTAAGTTCGAGATCTAGTGAGGGTGTAACTGGTATATAGAGCGGAAAAAAATAGTGCCGTAACAGAGGCAGTGAAAAAAGTACCAGGTAGTCGTGGGTTCGGAAAAAAAGGAGTTTAATCAAGAAGAAGCAAAGGAGACGAGGACAAGTGGGGAAAGCAGGAGAATCGGAAGGCAGGACGAAAAAGTAATAGAGGTCAAAAGAAGCATTGATTTAACGTGTGCACTTCCTCCCACTTTTTTCGGGGCTATCTTGTGCTCCTTCCACCTGCGCTGCTTCTTCTTACattctcttcttcttcctcctccttctcctcctcttCTTCTTTGACTTCGTTGAGTGCTCCTTCCACCCACTGCCActgtgtcctgtgtcctgtgCCGTTTTTCATGCCAccactgttgttgttggttgttctggtgtgtgtgtgtgtgtgagagtgtgttAGTGGCTGCGTGCGTGTGTGTCCTCTCTTAATATTCGCATGTGCGTGTGTGTCTCCTTGTGCgttataaataatttgtttaaaattcatCAAATCGCCTGACGTTTCATTCAATAAAGTTCCAACCTATacccaaaacacacaaacacacacacacgctgAGGAACAGGCGGAGGCGCACACTCACATGCCCACCaatacacacgcacacacgaACGTGTGGCGCCCGTGAATTGTGTATGTATGTGCGAAAAATGTTGATGACGAACCACTTACGTCTATCGCACAACCCACGAAACCAACGAAACCACCACAAACAGCCGCAGCAGCTGAAAAAATCGCATATAACACACCCGCACACTCACAACTAACACTAATACCAATACAAATAGGGACCTAGGACACACGTACAGTTCAATATCCAATAAGAAACCAAGCATAATTACATAATCAAATAGAACtacttgcaaaaaaaaatagaaaacaacaaaaagagACAAAAACGAatgaataaaatgaaaatgaaataaaaatagaaacaaaacTAAGGGAAAAGCGGAAAcgagcgacaaaaaaaaagaaggacaACTCCAAGTGCAGAATTATTTAATCAACGTCAGCAGCAAGTCGGCCTGGAAACGCCTAAACGCAgaacacaaaaacaaaggaCACGCGATTTCCAAAAATAGAAAgtaatgataaaaaaaaaccaaagtacCTGCAACAATGAAATTGAGCAAATTATAGGCGCAtaacccaaaaaaacaaagtcaagcataaaaattacttttaaaaatatacaaaaaagaCACTCGctatatacaaaataataaaaaaaataccaagTGCTATAGATAAACTCTaatccataaaaaaaaataataaaacacaTAGACCGTAGTTCGTTGCCGTTTGTTCACCGCTGGACGATACCGAATACCCCAAGGATATATAGAGCCCAAGGATATAGAGCGTAATACCCCGTTGAGATAGAGTAATGGAACTAACCTCGTAGTTTGTAGACAGTGAGACGAGCGTCTCCGCCCGTAGGAAAGCAAATCAAATAACCGCAACATAAACGCACTTAACGACTAACTAAAACTACCAAGTAGTTGCCTCtctatatacaaaatatatatatacatatacgaTATATATACACCTACGATATATATACAAGATACCTAGCTGTAGCCGCGAATGCGAATTATATAGTTAAtactaaacagaaaaaaaaacatcagtCTGTAAATCTACCTGTatggatttatttttataatgcCGATAGAGCGAAGCCCCATTCCCGAGCTCCCAAATTCCTGAGCCTTAATCCTTTTTACCGTTGtcgttattgttgttgttgttgccctCGAACCACGACCTAGGCCTTTCTGAAAATTGCATCTGAATAAGTAACGAGGGCGATTAATGCATTAATTGGGTGACGAAGGCCGACGAAGAACGGCCCAAGGATCCGGGTCCGGTCTCCATTTTCGCCTGGCACGTGTCGGATACACACGCAGCCAAGAGATAGGCCACAGGAACACAGGACACAGAACACAGGACGAATTCGAGCTACCTGCTTTTTGGGTTTCCCTTGACGTAACTCCGCCTTAACTCGCATAGCTTCCATTGCCTCAAAAGCCACAGAATAAAAAAGCAcaaagcgaaaaaaaacgtAATATATAAAGCGAAAGAGCAACCGCAAAGCCAAAACGCGGTGC
Coding sequences:
- the LOC6494222 gene encoding inactive selenide, water dikinase-like protein → MSYAADVLNSAHLELHGGGDAELRRPFDPTAHDLDASFRLTRFADLKGRGCKVPQDVLSKLVSALQQDYSTQDQEPQFLNVAIPRIGIGLDCSVIPLRHGGLCLVQTTDFFYPIVDDPYMMGKIACANVLSDLYAMGVTDCDNMLMLLAVSTKMTEKERDVVIPLIMRGFKDSALEAGTTVTGGQSVVNPWCTIGGVASTICQPNEYIVPDNAVVGDVLVLTKPLGTQVAVNAHQWIDQPERWNRIKLVVSEEDVRKAYHRAMNSMSRLNRVAARLMHKYNAHGATDITGFGLLGHAQTLAAHQKKDVSFVIHNLPVIAKMAAVAKACGNMFQLLQGHSAETSGGLLICLPREQAAAYCKDIEKQEGYQAWIIGIVEKGNKTARIIDKPRVIEVPAKD
- the LOC6496330 gene encoding chaoptin produces the protein MRPWLIRSADDIKAKNMIQLRLRSLVLLQLLAVVSSEYVYGEPKFKCPKKANSLYPCVCEKGSDDGIFVRCENVNLATLAVALQNLASFQLPIEELTIYRGHFVRLYGPLFANIKARSLTIEETPLVTIEDYVFYGVNNTLEQLNLLRTNLSHVGKLGFGNLGKATQLVIDGHAFDQLPKDLFANQEITNSLGVIRLTNGNLSDLPVETFQPLRKLKTLDLHGNQLEDLKRNQFKNLRELEVLDISHNKIKKLEAQHIADLTKLGWCNVSHNALNELSRGTFARNSVLKVLNLSHNNIGKLDANSFRGMRFLRRLFLSDNVLTDIGRGTFGSVARIGTIDLARNQLKKVEFQMFTQMNYVELLDLAENNITKIEKNSFKDIYQAVINVSHNALALIETGAFENCVNITTLDLSHNLLSNFSRRSFDETTFASTFQLSYNNLTNLAQIPIQNMTGLRVLNASHNSIAEIPKNCFPKLYELHTIDVSHNNISSIFNGVFQTLFSLRSIDLSYNSMTEIKSSTFGTLPTLLEMDLSHNELVSIVRGSLAKLTSMRQLYLNNNRLEKLFQLPISLNELYLSHNQLTGIPAGTWPVMNSLIYLDLSHNQLGDSLDGQSFTGLLVVQRLKLQNNGISQPPLEALAGMSTLQYLHLEYNNITALDRSAFGKLPVLFEVNLHGNQISDISKRAFEGLLQLLTLNLSSNSLKQLQNDIFLGLPSLRTLDLSQNMLSKFDNKTHGVLDDLLSLETLDLSHNRISFVTKKTFPEYQYIPYNLRNLNLSYNQMPVLTYDITFGTKKLFQLDVSHNQINDLRRGVLSNFTSLRKLDMSHNELANLASEEHIFDLPQNLSSLDLSHNQIYHLPFANIVKVKTLKYVDLSNNSLEDVPASLVGSMRNGSQVLLSGNPLHCGCNARPLKHFMLQQTSPSEDLRGIQCGTPALIKDKQLLQLPDEYLHCAEVERDTYSGIDYEQLTDVRFREVQTTKSGNLTLSWFVSATADVSDFTVYVRSTSNEVLHQADYAYNQRTAQIRIEDLQAAGEEKLRGSEICIVSRDSDGNTRKWFSGQCRPLPSLKLPRTFFFGNFQVRGAASTRASSLPHCLVYIMIVFLLDRL